DNA sequence from the Sulfurimonas sediminis genome:
TTGGCAGCTGCATTCATACTGAGTTCAAGTTTTATATCACCATTCGCATTGGGTGCATAATTAAACACCATATAATCATCAACATCATTATTGGCATTTGCATCACTGTTGTCATCTTTATTTGCGATAATTTGTCCCTCAATTGAGTTGGAACCACTGATACCCGACATAGAAGTTGCAGCATCAATGTTTATCGTCCTTTTTGCCACTTCATTGCCATCTATATCATACACTAACACATCAAAAGAACCGGGATTAATATTTAAAGGGGAAGTCACCAAAGGAGTTGCCGGATTAATATTGATATAATTTGATTCCATTCGGGATCTGGCACTTTTTGCATACAGGTTATTTGTTGATTCAATAAGGCCCTTGGCAAAAGCATCAAGATCTGAAACAACATTTTGCAATACACCATCTGTTGGCATGCCACTTGTTGTATCTATAGCCCGACCTCTGAGATTAAAAATTGCTCCTATCTTTCCATTGTTTATCTCTTCTTCCATAGGAATAAGTGTACCGTCCTGTCTTTCATATGAAAGTTCATAAAATCCATACGGATTATTCCCTTTTTCAATAGTGAGCGGATGATATGTACTGCCGTCAACAAGATTAAAACCATTAACACTAAGCGTATAACTTCCGGTTCTTGTATTTGAATTGGAATCTATCTGAATATTTGATTCTAACTGTCCTTGATTTACCTCAGCACCTATCAGCCTGGATAAACTTCTTTCTATAACATTTCTTTTATCCCGTAAATCATTTGCAGTGTATCCTCCGCCTGCTTCAGCGACATCAATGGACTTATTGAGATCTGCCAACTGCTGAGCCAGGCTGTTTACCTCAGTAATGTTAACATCAAGCTGGTCATTTACCTGCATTTGTAAATTTAAAACCTGGTTTTGTGTTTGGGTTATATGCTGTGTCAGTGTTTCGGTCTGTTTTGCCAAAGCAACTTTGATGGAATCATTATTTGGATTATCAGCAAAAGTCTGCCACATATTATAGTATTCGGCCAGATCCGCTTTAATACCGACACCATCTATTTCAGGAAAATATGTTGAAAGTTCTTCAAGTGTTTGTCTTTCAAAATCACTGTATTCTTTATCTGCAGAAACACTGCTGTATCTGTCAAACACAAAATTGTCAAATACTCTTTTGATATCCTGTATTTCAACGCCATTTCCAACATTTCCTGCACTCGTAATCAAAGGATTTGCAGCTGAAGTGATTACTCTTTGACGAGTATATCCTTCATTTTCCGCATTTGCTATATTGTTTCCTGTTGTATTTATCCCGACCTGTGCTGCGCTTAGTCCGCTGTATCCGATACTGAGTGTATTAAAAATTGAAGCCATTTTAAACCCTTACTTCCAATATTGTAGAGTCTTTGGATGCAACCTTGGTGTACCCCTGCATTTCAGTCGGCACCAATCTTTCCAGGAATGTATTGTATAAATTACTCACGACAACTACTAACTTTGCATACTGTTTATTCACTGTTCTGAGTTCTGATAAGCTTTTTTTCAGTTCATCCAGTAGTTGATGCTGTGTTTCATCTAATAATTGGGGCAGTTCGACATCCGGATGGGATGTAATTAACGCAGAAATTTCATAATCTATCATTGCTTTTTTTGATTCAAAGCTTTTTAGTTTTTCTTCTTTTATGGAGAGTCTTTCAAATTGATGGTCATGTTGCGCTTTTTGGATATCTTTGATATCTGATTTTGTTATTGAAATTAAATCTTCTAAATCCTGTAAAGCACTCTGCAAATGATGACTCAACATGCCATTCTCCTGTTAATTTATTTCTAAAGTAACTCATCTGCCATTTTTTTAGATAATGCAGACAAATCTACTTTGTATTGTCCTGAGTCTATAGACTCTTTGATTTGTTCGACTTTACTGCTTTTGTTTTCCATAGCAGTGACTGAAGTACTCTCTTTTTTTTGTGTGTTTGAAAGTGTACTGTTCATATAGGCACTCCCCAACACTGAATTATTTACTTTTGAAATCATAATTCATCCTTTATATAATAAGTTTGTTTTATTGCTATTGTTATATCGGCAATAACCAGAACTTATTAAGTTGATTTTATGAATTCTTTTGAGATAAATAATCATAAAGCATTTGCGAAAACCCGAAACTTCCGGCACTTGCTTTAGAAAGCTCATCTCTGTACATTGATTTATATATTTTATCTCCCGGATCATTTTGTGATGAAAAAAGATTCTTCTCATCTTTCATCGCATTATCCATCAGCATTTTCACTATAACAGCTTCAAAAGCATCTGTCTGCTCTCTCAGAGCTTTATCCTGCGCCTTTTCATCAATCTTTGGTATTGCTTTATTTGCTGTAGCCATTTGTGCCTGGGCATTGACAGCATTCATTGCGTAACTCATCATATCACCTTCAATTCTGCAGATATACTGCCTGCACTTTTCATCGCTTCAAGTATAGATATAATATCTTTTGGTGAAGCTCCAAGTTTTTGCAAAGATCTTACAAGATTTGCCACTGTTGTTGTTCCCTCTTTGGTATAAACTTCATTCTCGTTTAAACCGATAACCAGATTATTATCAACACTCATTGAACCTGCAGGCTTTGAAAGCTTTTTCTGTTCAACAATTTTTATAGTAATATCTCCGTGTGTTAAAATTACCGGCTTGAGTTCTATATTTACTCCAGCAACAATTGTTCCTGTTCTTTCGTTTATGATGATTTTGTCTTTTGGGTGATAATCCATGTTGATCTCTTGAACCTCAGCCAAAAACTCTATCATAGAACGATTTTGTGGACATTTCAGTTTTATACTTCTTGAGTCCATTGCTATTGCTAACTGTGTATGATAATAATCATTGATCGCCTTTTGGATTCCAACAGCATTCCTGAACCCTGATTCTTTAAGAGACAATGTTGCATATTTTTGATGAAAGAGGTCAATATTGATTTCTCTTTCAATTATCCCTCCGTTAAAAACAATTCCTGTAGTAGGGTGTGACGCATTTCCTGCACCTCTTGTGTTGAGTCCGCCTATACTGATGGCTCCTTGTGCCAAAGCATAAATTTTCCCGTCAACCCCTTTTAAAGGTGTCATTAAAAGTGTTCCCCCTTCTAGGGATTTTGAGTCTCCTATAGAAGAAACGGTCACATCTATTTTATCACCCTGTCTGGCAAAAGGTTTCATAGTAGCGGTTACCACAACAGCAGCAACATTTTTGGACATGATGTCAATTGGATTCATGTTTATATTCATTGCACGAAGCATATTAGAGATAGACTGAAGAGTAAACCTTGAGGTAGTCCCGTCTCCGGTTTTTTTCAATCCCACAACAAGGGAATAGCCTATAACCTGATTGTCTCTGACGCCTACAATATTTGACACATCCGATATCTTTGTTGCATAAAGAGTAGAGAAAAAGAGTATAAACAGTAAAATAAATTTCATTGGCAATCCTTACATGTAAAGATAAACCAGCAAATTTTATTCCATATTATTGTTTATGAGGTATGTTAACGTGGTATTACCAAATTTTTTTGATTTTTTCACCTTGTATATGCCTAAAAATTCAGGAATCTTTAGACCGCTCATATGTTCCACAATAATCATCTTTACATGTAAAGCAGGCAGTTTTTCTATAAGTTGCATAGTTTTTTCATAAATCTCTTCCATGCCCTCACGGATACTGAAGGGAGGGTCTACGTAAAAGAATGCGTCTTCATTCGATTTTTTCAGTCTTGAGAGAACTGACTGAATATTTTCAAAACTGTCTCCTGCAAAGACTTCACAGGCAGATGGGTCTGTCTGTGAAATATTTTTTTGCAGTGTTTTTAATGCTTCTTTGTCTTTTTCCATAAAATATATTTTTTTTGCACCACGGCTGAGTGCTTCAAGACCAATTGAGCCACTCCCTGAAAAAACTTCAACAAAGTTTGCATCAATTATCTCAAACTGCAAAGTATTAAAAAAAGATTCCAAAACTATAGACTTGGAACTTCGTGTAGTAACTTTTGACGGGAGCAAAAGTTTTTTCCCCTTATATTTTCCTGCAATAATCTTCTTGCTCAGTTGTTTACTTTTCATAAAATGCTTTCACCGCTCTTAAAATATTTTTCTGATACTCTTTTGTTAATAACTCAATTCTTTTTTCCAATACTTCAAAGTTCATTCTCTCACTTGTATTCTCATCTTCGGACTGAGTATTTGTACTCTCAGGATAGAGTTCATTATATTTTTTTTCCAAGGCCAGAATAAGCTGTGACTTTGAAAAAGGTTTTAATAAATCTGCTCCTTCTTTCGTTGAAATATAAAAACATCGGCGCTCATTCAAGCACTCTTCATCACGAATGATTATGTCACTTTTTTTTGGTGAACTTAAATACTTTGCCAAAAAAAGTTCTAATGACTTTTGCAAAAGCGGAGACTGGCATTCAACAGCTACTTTCATAACACTATCCTCTCAAATAATACTCAAGCGAGTACTTTAAATCTTCATCTAAATCTTCTAAAGAGAACATCCAGTTCACATAATTACTATCATGTTGGACTATCTCTTCTATATATTTTCCCATATATTTTCCAAAAGGAAATTTTTCTAAAAGCACTTTTTGAAAACTTAATTCTTTCATCTTTTCTACTGTTGCATACTCAAGTAAATATTCAAACAATAATTTTGTAACAAATACATCATTGAGTGCATTATTGGAGCATAAAGCATCTTTAATTCCATACTTCTGTTTAAGTGCATCCTCTTGTCTGTACAGCTTGAGTTCATAGCGTAAAAACTGCAATGAAAACTGTTCACACTCTTTGATAAGATGTTTTGTAACTTTTAATGTATCTATTACATCCCCTAGCCATTGCAGACCAGAAACAGCAAATTTTTCCAAAATAAATTGTACATTATGTGCAATTAAAGTATTTTCAAAAGTACTGTTTTTTTGTAATACTTCATATACTTGCGTCATTTTAAAAGTTTTTTTGTCTTTGATCATTTCATTGGTAATATGATGAATACTTGAAGCTGACGGCGGTATCTTTTTTCCTTCGTTTATAAGTTCGTAAAATACCTTTTCATCTTCTAATAATGCAACAGAGCACACAACATCGTCTGCCTCAATCCCTGTAGTCTGCACATCTGTAAAAATCAACATTTTTTTACCTGAACTTTTTTACATTTTACACTGAGTACAATGAAAGAAAAAAAACCGGCAATTAGAATAAATATATGCAGAACATACATATTAAACCATGTAAATACACTCTCGTATGAACTAAAAAGCTTCATAACGATCACTGCTACAATCATTTCTCCCGCAACTGTCCATATCATCAGCATAAACCATTTTCGCCATACCTTCAATAAATCACCATATCCAATTTTATCTATGGTTTTTCCAGCTTCTTCATTCGTCTCTTCTTTCGAGCAACCTAACAAGATAAACATATATCCTTGTATGCATTTATTAAAAATATATTTTAAACTTCTAAATAAAATAACCAAAAGAGCAAAATTCCATGACACCATAAACCAGAATTTAAATATAGTCAAAAGTGCCATTTTTATTTCACTGTCCAATGTACCTGTTCCCTGGCTTATGTATATCACCAGTGTTATACAAGCGGCAATAAAAAAAGTCAGCAACGCTGTATACAATGTCAGTTTTAGCGCCCACTGCAACCATATAGAAAAATAAAACCTACTCATTCTCCTGCCCGAATCTATTTAGCATGTCATGATAATGTTCAAGTGTCATAAAACTTTTTTCAAACCTGTAGCGAATGACAAATTCCACTACCTTCTCTTTTAATTCAGTGGTAACATTCTCAACTCTTCCAAAATATGCCAAAGAGATATTTTTACTTTTTTTTATTGCATTTTTGTCATAGTCAATTGCTAAAATTTGTAAATACTTTCCTTTTTTAATCGTACCAAGATTCTCCTCGTTGAGCGATACACCCGAAAGGTTCACAGCTTTAAAATGAAATAAATCTTCAAATTTTGCTACTTTTTTATCTATATCCAACTCCCCAAACAGCTTTTGTAATATTTTTAAATTTTGCTTTCTTGCCGTCTCATAACCGGAAATTTTATTTGTTAAATGTTTCAATCTGTCTAATGCGGAACTCATTTGTAAATCCTTTAAAAAATTAAGTATATCAAAAATAAACTGTTTATATAATCATATTAATTAGATATAATGCCAATTATAAAATTTATGAAAATATAAAGAGACCTATGGATTATTTAAAAATAAAAAACAGTGCTTCACTCGAAGGTACTATAAATATCTCAGGTGCAAAGAATGCATCTTTACCTCTTATTGCTATGTGCATACTAGCCAAAAACAGTGTACATATGAAAAACTTGCCACAGGTTGTAGATATAAAAACGCTTTTAAAGCTCCTGTCAAATCTCGGTGCTACCTGTGAATTTTCACAAGACAGCGTTATAGTCAACACACTGGATCTGCACGAAACAAAAGCCACCTATGATATAGTAAAAACCATGCGTGCTTCTATTTTGGTTTTGGGACCGATTTTAGCACGTTTTGGGCATTGTGAAGTCTCTTTACCCGGAGGATGTGCAATTGGACAGCGCCCAATTGATCTGCATCTTAAAGCCTTGGAACAGATGGGGGCAAAAATAGCTATCAAAGCAGGATACATCGAAGCAAGAACGCCAAATGGTTTGCATGGATGTGAAATAATTTTTGACAAAGTCACCGTTACAGGTACTGCAAACATTGTTATGGCCGCCGCCCTTGCCAAGGGAGTAACAACGATTACAAATGCAGCCAGAGAACCTGAAGTTGTCCAATTATGCGAAGTACTCAATGCCAGCGGCGTGAAAATAAACGGCATAGGCACAGCAATACTCGAAATACACGGCACAGACGGGCAACTGCTCAATATCAATGAGTTTTCTATCATTCCCGACAGGATAGAAGCCGGAACATACCTTTGTGCGGGAGCCATAACAAAATCACAACTCACATTGACGAATGTTGAACCGAAACATTTGGGCGCAGTTTTATCCAAACTTGAAGAGATGGGCAGTACTTTTACCCTCACAGACACTACAATTACAATTCACCCTGCCGCGCATATCAAACCTGTTAAAATTGTGACACAGGAATATCCCGCATTTCCAACAGACATGCAGGCACAGTTTTTGGCACTTGCTACACAGGCAGACGGTGTTTCAATTATAGAAGAACGACTTTTTGAAAACAGATTTATGCATGTCAGTGAGTTACAGCGTATGGGTGCCGATATAACATTAAACGGTCATATTGCAACAGTGAGTGGAAAAAGCAAGTTGTGTGGGACTGATGTCATGGCAACGGATTTACGTGCATCAAGCGCATTGGTCCTTGCTGCACTTGTTGCAACCGGAGAAACACATGTACACCGCATCTACCACCTGGATCGTGGATATGACTCACTTGAGAAAAAACTTTACCAAGTCGGCGCCAATATACAAAGACTTAAAGAGTAAGTTACCTACCCTACTCTTTCCCTACTCTTTAAAAACTATCATCTCATATAAACTTTTTTTCGTTACAAGTGACTTTTCGGGAGCAACAGAATGTGCATTTTTAGCTACTTCAACTTCATGACGAAGTTCTGCTATCTCTTTTTCCATTGCATCTATTGTTTCTTTCAAATTAAGAATAATATCCACACCTGCCAGGTTCACACCCAATTCACGTGTCAATCGCAAAATTAATTTAATTTTATCAATATCCCTTTGCGAGTAGAGTCGTATCCGTCCGTCAGAACGAGATGGATTTATTAAGTTTTCCCTCTCATACTGTCGTAGAGTTTGAGGGTGTATATCTAATATTTTTGCAACAATGCTTATCAAATAAACCGGTTCATCATAATGGTGCATAGCGATACCCTCCTTTTATACTGTCTTTGGTAATTTTTCTTTCATAATTTCTACTAATTCAGGGTCGAGATCTTCAACTTTTGGTAATACAATATTTGCTTTTAGATACAAATCACCTCTTTGTTTCGTTTTGCGATTCATAGCCCCCATACCTTTGACACGAAAGCGTTGTCCGTTTTTCGTATTTTGCGGTATTTTGAGTTTAATCTCTTTTTCCAGAGTCTGTACAGATATTTTGTCACCAAAAAGTGCCGCATACAAAGGCACATCAATAGTTTTGACTAAATCATCCCCTTCTCTCTCATACTCCGGACTCGGTGCGACATGTATACGCAAAAAGAGGTCTCCGACTCTGCTGTTTTGCGCATGTCCTTTGCCTTTGACACGCATCCTCTCACCGTCTTTTACACCGGCAGGAATTTTGATGTCAAAACGCTCGCCGTTTACCGAAACAGAGTGAGAGCCGCCTAAAATTGCTACGGCAAACGGGATGGTAACATTTGCTTCTATATCAAGGTTTGGTTCTTGATAGCGTTGCCCTCCGCCAAACCCGGAACTGCTAAAACCTGAGGCTCCGCCTCCTGCACCGCCAAAGCCTCCAAATCCGCCGCCACCGGAAAACATCTGACGCAGTATTTCATCAAGATCTACATTTCCACCCTGACTTTGAGAAAAATCATGGAAATTCTGACCACCGAACATTGCATCACCGTACTGATCATACTGTGCTTTTTTCTCTTTGTCACTTAGCACTTCATAGGCTGCATTTATTTCTTTAAATTTTTCTTCCGCACTCGGATCTTTATTAACATCCGGATGATATTTGCGGGCTAACTTTCTGTAGGCTTTTTTGATTTCTGATTCACTTGCATTTGGAGATACTTCCAATGTATCATATAATGATTTGCTCATATTTATTCCTTCTAATTTATTTAATTATTATAGATTCTCATTAGTGGAATTATATCATATTACTTGAGTGTATGTCAATCAAGGTAAAGAAACCTTGATAGATTTAATGTAAGAAGTGGCGGATACCTGAAAAGTAGAGACTCATACCAAATTCATCGGCTGCGGCTATTATTTCTTCGTCACGAATAGAGCCTCCTGGCTCTATAATGTTTTTGACCCCTGCTGCCGCGGCTGCATCAATAGAATCACGAAACGGAAAGAATGCTTCACTTGCAAGGGCTGCGCCTGTTACGTCAAGCCCCATATCTTTTGCTTTTTTAAGCGCACACTGCGCAGCATCTACACGACTGGTCATGCCCATACCGACAGCAACCATTGCGGAATTTTTCACATAGACGACACAGTTTGATTTTGTCAGGGATGCTACCTTATAGGCAATTTCAAGATCTTTCATCTCTTCAGGTGTTGCTGCATTTTTACTCATAAGTTTTGCATTTTTCACTTCATCATCCTGTACCTTGTCCGCATCCTGAAAAATAAATCCGCCGTCTATATGTTTAAAGTCTTTTTTATCATTCGCCAAAATTAAGTTATCCGCACCCATCTCAAAAAGTTTAATTCTTTTCTTTGCTGCAAATACTTCCTGTGCTTCTTCGGTAATACGTCCCGCTATAATCACTTCAATGAATATTTCATTCATTTTCTCAGCAAGCGCTTTATCAACTGTACCGTTTACTGCAACCACACCGCCAAAAGCAGATACCGGGTCACACTTGAGTGCTTCTGTATATGCTTCGAGTAATGTATCTTTGATTGCAAAGCCACAGGGGTTGCCGTGTTTTGAGATACAAACAGCATTTTCATCCCCAAAGGCGGCCGCAATTTTAACTGCACCGTTTAAATCATTTAAGTTGTTAAAACTTGCTTCGCCTTTGAGCGTCTTGAAATTATTTGAGAAATGTTTGTCAAACTCATACAGTGCACCTTTTTGATGAGGATTTTCACCATAACGGGTGTTCATTACTTTATTGCCGACTACAAACTGCTTTTCACCAAAACCTTCGTTAAATCGCTCATTCATGTAATTGGCTATCATAGAATCATAGGCTGCAGTATGCTCATAGGCTTTTATCATAAAAGCTCGGCGAAACTCTTTTGTGTTTTTTTCATTTTCAATCGCATCTATGACAAGATCATAATCATTTACATCTGTGACAATAATAACAGAATCAAAATTCTTAGCAGCCGAGCGTACCATTGCCGGACCGCCAATGTCAATGTTTTCTATAATCTCATCAAAATCATCAGTCCTCTCAATTGTCTCTTTAAAAGGATACAGATTGACACATACCAGATCAATCGCTTCCACCCCAAGCTCTTTTGCCTGATCCAAATGCGACTGTTTGTCACGACGATGCAAAATCCCACCGTGAACAAAAGGATTCAAGGTTTTCACACGCCCTTCAAAACATTCCGGGAACTTTGTTATCTCATCAATTTCAACAGCATCCACCCCGTTTTCTTTTAACAACCTGTATGTTCCGCCGGTAGAAATTATCTCATATCCGTTTTTTACCAATGATTTACAAAAATCTACAACACCGTTTTTATCACTTACACTTACTAACGCTCTTTTTTTCATTTGACGCCTTGATTTAAAATATTACTGTTATTTTATCTAAATAGAGTTTAGAAGATGGTAAACTTAAAAAAATAATTTAAGGAAGCTATAATGAAGCAAAATATTGCCATACTCTGTTCTGGCGGAGATGTCTCCGGCATGAATCCGGCATTGAAAAGATTTGTTGAATACAGTTTACAAAATAATTTAACGCCCTACTTCGTATATGACGGATACGAAGGACTTATTGATAACAATATTCAAAAAGCAAGTTATTGTGATGTTTCGGGCATTATTAATCGTGGAGGCACTAAAATAGGAAGTGCCAGAAGCAAAAGATTTATGCAGGTGGAGTATAGAAACATAGCAAAACAAAACCTCGATGCGTTACATGTAACAATGCTTATTGTTCTTGGGGGAGATGGTTCTTTTCGTGGTTTACATCAGTTTTACAAAGAGCATAACATAAAGTTTTGCGGTGTTCCCTCTACTATTGACAATGATATTTCAGGCACAGACTACTGTTTAGGAGTAGACACGGCACTCAATATGATAAAATTCTCAATAGACTCCATCAGAGATACGGCATCTTCTTTCAAAAGAGCCTTCGTTATTGAAACCATGGGAAACAAATGCGGCTACCTTGCGCTTGTATCTCATTTGACATCCGGTTCTGAGCTTTGTTTAATTCCTGAAACAGCATATAATTTAAATGAGTATGAGCAAAAGTTCAAACAAGAGATACAAAACGGACGAAGATATTTTATTGCTGTTGTAGCAGAAGGAATAAAAGAGGATTCTAAAGAAATAGCACGATGGTTTGAAGAAAAAATCGGCATTGAATCAAGAGTAAATGTGCTTGGTCACCTGCAGCGAGGAGGAAACCCGACAGTAAAAGACAGACTTATGGCATATAAATTTATAACCTATGCGATAGATGCTCTACTGGATAATAAAAATGAAACTATAGTTTGTTATACAAAAGAGGGGTTCAGGTATAAAGAGATTAATGCGGTTGTGAACACACCCTATCAATTAGATGAAGAGCTTATAAAATTTATAAACTCTCCAAAAGCAACCGAGTGACTAGAAGTCACCTTGTGCAGCACGAGCAGGAATTCCTTCCATTGCGTCTTTTACTTTTAAAGCAGCTTCTAGCATTTTTGGAGGTAACGGGTATCCGCCATGAATTGCAAGAGTCATATCCATACTGATTAAGTAAGCATCACCATTACCATAACGAACATACATAATTCTACATGGCATAAAACCACCATAGTAACGTGAATAATTTAAGAATATTTTTGCAGTCGTAAGGTTACACAAAGACCAGATTCTCGCTTCTGCCACTTCATTCGGCTTAGCATCCTCTTTTGTATACATTTTCACATAACCAGTCAGTCTCATGTTGTACTCTTCAGTAAGTGCCGCAATTGATTCTTTTACATCATCACCACTCACACCTTCTTCAACTTTCCACTCTTTCATCATCGCACGTGCAGGATCACCATACTTTGCAACTTTTGTGAACATGTCATCATATGCATCCATAGCTTTGTCATCAAGTTTATGCTGACTCGTCACTGCCGTCCAGCCCATATGCATTGTAGAACATCCTGTTGCAAAAAATGCAACACTCAGTGCAATTAGTGCAGTTAATATATTTTTTTTCATTTATCTTTTCCTTTGTGATATTTTCGTGATAATTATATACTGAAAACAATTAAAGTTTTATAAGTTTTAACTATTACTACAAATCTTGCTCTATGATTTTCTTGAATGTATGAAAATAGTTCTCTTTAAGCTCTTTCATACTCATATTTACATCATTTATGCGAACATTCTCTCCGCCGACTGTTCCAATCTTTTCAAAAGAGATTGCTTCACGCATCATTGCTTCAAAAGCTTCACAGTTTTCAGGTTTTACTTCAATAATTGCACGGCTCATACTCTCTGCAAAAATATCTCTGTCATCCGCAACACTCATATCGACATCACAGCCAAGTCCGCTTGTAGCAGCCATTTTGGCAAGTGCTATTGCCACACCGCCGCTGCTTGCATCTTTTGCACATTCCAGAAGATGTTTTTTGTTTGCTTCTATGACCAAATCCCAAAGAGCCAGCTCTTTTTTGTAATCAATCTCCGGTATAACACCCGCAACAGTATTGTAAAGTTCTTTCATATATAAGGAACCGCCAAACTCTGATTTGCTTTCACCAACAAGATAGAGTGTATTGCCCTCAGTTTGAAAACTTGACATAAGCACGTTGTTTTGATCATCATTTACACCGACTGTTGCAATAGAAGGTGTCGGAAAAACAGAAACACCGTTTGTTTCATTGTATAATGAAACATTTCCACCGATAACCGGTGTAGTAAGCTCGGCACATGCTTCTTTAATACCTAAACATCCCTCACCGAATTGCCACATAACTTCAGGATTTTCAGGATTTCCGTAATTAAGACAGTCGGTAATGGCAAGCGGTCTTGCACCACTCATGGCTACATTACGCCCGGATTCAACAACAGCTGCCGCTGCTCCCATTTTTGGATCTATATAACAATATCGAACATTACAGTCAGCTGACATGGCCAAAGCTTTTTTGTTCTCTTTTACGCGAATGACTGAAGCATCGAGCATACCTCCGTTTTTCACGGTATTTGTCTGTACCATAGAATCATATTGTGTGTAAATCCATGATTTGTCAACTACTTCCATAGATTTTGTCAGTTTTTCAAATGCTTCCTGATTTGACACTCTGTCAAAATCATCAATACTTACTTTGTGAATATCATCAAGATAAGCAGGTTTTTTCATAGGACGGTTTAATTCAGGAGCTTCCTCGCTCACAGGATCAACCGGAACCTCGGCACATTTTTCTCCATGCCAAAAAAGCTCCATTTTTCCGGTATCTGTTACTTCACCTATGACAGCAGCATCCAAATC
Encoded proteins:
- the flgK gene encoding flagellar hook-associated protein FlgK, coding for MASIFNTLSIGYSGLSAAQVGINTTGNNIANAENEGYTRQRVITSAANPLITSAGNVGNGVEIQDIKRVFDNFVFDRYSSVSADKEYSDFERQTLEELSTYFPEIDGVGIKADLAEYYNMWQTFADNPNNDSIKVALAKQTETLTQHITQTQNQVLNLQMQVNDQLDVNITEVNSLAQQLADLNKSIDVAEAGGGYTANDLRDKRNVIERSLSRLIGAEVNQGQLESNIQIDSNSNTRTGSYTLSVNGFNLVDGSTYHPLTIEKGNNPYGFYELSYERQDGTLIPMEEEINNGKIGAIFNLRGRAIDTTSGMPTDGVLQNVVSDLDAFAKGLIESTNNLYAKSARSRMESNYININPATPLVTSPLNINPGSFDVLVYDIDGNEVAKRTINIDAATSMSGISGSNSIEGQIIANKDDNSDANANNDVDDYMVFNYAPNANGDIKLELSMNAAANSQGYTFAVVDNLPDNTFASGTNFAGAIGLGSFFEGSNARDIRLNTQYRNNPTQLHAGYSSNAGDNRVALDMVQQQFESYKFQVGNEQYDTTTYGMFDITSTYVGISTNSAITRNETVSTQFNATEMEYNSITKVSIDEEMTNLIKYQTSYGAAAKVITTVDQMMQTLLGIKQ
- a CDS encoding flagellar biosynthesis anti-sigma factor FlgM, with amino-acid sequence MISKVNNSVLGSAYMNSTLSNTQKKESTSVTAMENKSSKVEQIKESIDSGQYKVDLSALSKKMADELL
- a CDS encoding rod-binding protein; this encodes MSYAMNAVNAQAQMATANKAIPKIDEKAQDKALREQTDAFEAVIVKMLMDNAMKDEKNLFSSQNDPGDKIYKSMYRDELSKASAGSFGFSQMLYDYLSQKNS
- a CDS encoding flagellar basal body P-ring protein FlgI codes for the protein MKFILLFILFFSTLYATKISDVSNIVGVRDNQVIGYSLVVGLKKTGDGTTSRFTLQSISNMLRAMNINMNPIDIMSKNVAAVVVTATMKPFARQGDKIDVTVSSIGDSKSLEGGTLLMTPLKGVDGKIYALAQGAISIGGLNTRGAGNASHPTTGIVFNGGIIEREINIDLFHQKYATLSLKESGFRNAVGIQKAINDYYHTQLAIAMDSRSIKLKCPQNRSMIEFLAEVQEINMDYHPKDKIIINERTGTIVAGVNIELKPVILTHGDITIKIVEQKKLSKPAGSMSVDNNLVIGLNENEVYTKEGTTTVANLVRSLQKLGASPKDIISILEAMKSAGSISAELKVI
- the rsmD gene encoding 16S rRNA (guanine(966)-N(2))-methyltransferase RsmD translates to MKSKQLSKKIIAGKYKGKKLLLPSKVTTRSSKSIVLESFFNTLQFEIIDANFVEVFSGSGSIGLEALSRGAKKIYFMEKDKEALKTLQKNISQTDPSACEVFAGDSFENIQSVLSRLKKSNEDAFFYVDPPFSIREGMEEIYEKTMQLIEKLPALHVKMIIVEHMSGLKIPEFLGIYKVKKSKKFGNTTLTYLINNNME
- a CDS encoding exonuclease domain-containing protein — protein: MLIFTDVQTTGIEADDVVCSVALLEDEKVFYELINEGKKIPPSASSIHHITNEMIKDKKTFKMTQVYEVLQKNSTFENTLIAHNVQFILEKFAVSGLQWLGDVIDTLKVTKHLIKECEQFSLQFLRYELKLYRQEDALKQKYGIKDALCSNNALNDVFVTKLLFEYLLEYATVEKMKELSFQKVLLEKFPFGKYMGKYIEEIVQHDSNYVNWMFSLEDLDEDLKYSLEYYLRG
- the murA gene encoding UDP-N-acetylglucosamine 1-carboxyvinyltransferase gives rise to the protein MDYLKIKNSASLEGTINISGAKNASLPLIAMCILAKNSVHMKNLPQVVDIKTLLKLLSNLGATCEFSQDSVIVNTLDLHETKATYDIVKTMRASILVLGPILARFGHCEVSLPGGCAIGQRPIDLHLKALEQMGAKIAIKAGYIEARTPNGLHGCEIIFDKVTVTGTANIVMAAALAKGVTTITNAAREPEVVQLCEVLNASGVKINGIGTAILEIHGTDGQLLNINEFSIIPDRIEAGTYLCAGAITKSQLTLTNVEPKHLGAVLSKLEEMGSTFTLTDTTITIHPAAHIKPVKIVTQEYPAFPTDMQAQFLALATQADGVSIIEERLFENRFMHVSELQRMGADITLNGHIATVSGKSKLCGTDVMATDLRASSALVLAALVATGETHVHRIYHLDRGYDSLEKKLYQVGANIQRLKE
- a CDS encoding heat shock protein transcriptional repressor HspR → MHHYDEPVYLISIVAKILDIHPQTLRQYERENLINPSRSDGRIRLYSQRDIDKIKLILRLTRELGVNLAGVDIILNLKETIDAMEKEIAELRHEVEVAKNAHSVAPEKSLVTKKSLYEMIVFKE